The DNA sequence CGCCTGCTCGACCCCGGCTCCTTCCTCGAACTCTCCACCTTCGTCGAACACGGCCACAACCGCCTGATGGCGGGCGTCGAGGCCCCCGGCGAGGGCGTCGTCACCGGGCGCGGCACGGTCGACGGGCGGCAGGTCTTCGTCTTCAGCCAGGACTTCACCGTGCTCGGCGGCTCGCTGGGCAAGATGAACGCCTCCAAGGTCACGAAGGTGATGGACCTCGCCGCGAAGACGGGCTGCCCGGTGATCGGCCTGAACGATTCGGCGGGCGCGCGGATTCAGGAGGGGGTGGACTCGCTGAGCGGCTACGGCGAGATCTTCTACCGCAACGCGATCTACTCCGGCGCCGTGCCGCAGATCAGCGCGATCCTGGGGCCCTGCGCGGGCGGCGCGGTGTACTCCCCCGCCCTGACCGACTTCATCCTGATGAGCCGGGGCAGCTCGTACATGTTCATCACCGGGCCGGAGGTCATCAAGTCGGTCACCCGCGAGGACGTGACCTTCGACGGGCTCGGCGGGGCGGACGTGCACACGCGCCGCTCGGGCGTCGCCCACCTGGAGTACGACGGGGACGAGGCGGTCATTGACGGTATCCGCGACCTCCTCTCCTACCTGCCGCAGAACGCCCGCGAGCAGCCGCCTGTGCGCGAGTGCGCGGACCCGGTGGACCGCCGCAACGACCGCCTCCTCGACCTCGTGACGCCCGACCAGCGCAAGCCCTACGCGATGCACGACGTGATCCACGAACTCGTGGACGACGGCACCTTCCTCGAAATCCAGCCCGGCTGGGCCAGGAACATCCTCTGCGGCTTCGCGCGGCTGAACGGTCAGAGCGTGGGCATCGTGGCGAACAATCCGAAAGTGATGGCGGGGACGCTGAACATCGACGCTTCGGACAAGGCCGCGCGCTTCATCCGCACCTGCGACTGCTACAACGTGCCGATCCTGACGCTGGTGGACGTGACGGGCTTCCTGCCGGGGGTGGCGCAGGAGCACGCGGGGATCATCCGGCACGGGGCGAAGATGCTCTACGCCTACGCGGAGGCGACCGTCCCCAAGATCACCCTGATCACCCGCAAGAGCTACGGCGGGGCGTACCTCGCCATGAACTCGCGCGACATGGGCGCCGACGTGGTGTACGCCTGGCCCACCGCCGCCGTCGCCGTCATGGGCGCCGAGGGGGCCGCCAACATCGTCTACCGCCGCGACATCCAGAACTCGGAGAACCCGGACGCCACCCGCGCCGAGAAGATCGCCCAGTACAAGGAGACCTTCGACAACCCCTACGTCGCCGCCGCCAAGGGCTACATCGACGACGTGCTGCCGATGGAGGACACCCGCGCCCGTCTGATCCAGACCTTCGCCATGCTGCGGGGCAAGGCGGAGACGCGGCCGTACAAGAAGCACGGGAACATGCCGCTGTAGCCGTCGGCTTGCTCCTTCTGCTTGTCTCTTTTGTACGAAACGTCTTTCCTGTACACTTTCGGTGAGAAGCCTCTCTCAAGGAGGGGGGGACTCAGCGGCGGACTTGCAAGGCAGGTCACGGCTACGTCTCGCAAGGCGAGCGGGGAGGACCATGACAACATCACGAAAGGAGACCACCCCGGCCCTGAGCGCCTCGGAGGCCCGCAGCAACTTCAACGATCTCGTCAACCGCGTGCAGTACGGTGGCGAGCGCGTCACGGTGACCCGGCAGGGCAAACCTGCGGCGGTCATGATCAGCGTGGCGGACCTGGAGTTGCTGGAGCGCCTGGAGGATCGCCTGTGGGGTGACCTCGCCCTTGAACGACTCAAAGAGGAAAAGCGGAGCGGAGCCGGAAGAATCGACTGGCAGGACCTTAAACGAAACCTCGGCCTCTGAGGAGCAGAAGCCGCAGGTTCCCACGCGTGAAGTTCGGGTCGAACTGACTCGGGCGGCTGAGAAAGACTTGCGAGATATAGGCAACCGCAAGCATCTGGGCCAGATCGCCCGCCAGCTTGACGCTCTCTCGGTCAATCCCAGGCCACAGGACGCGCGGCCTATCCAGGGCGAGGCGTACCGGGTGAACGGCTGGAACTTCTTTCGCGTGGATGTGGGCGAGTACCGTATCGTCTATGACCTGGACGAGTCCGGTCAAGTCCTGATCATCGCGACCGTCACCGTCATCGGGCGCCGCAATGATGACGCCGTATACCGATTGCTTGGGCGGCGCCACGGCTAGAATTTCAGCCGCACGAAACTCCTTGTTCCCCTCACCTTAACCCCCCTCATCCAGATTCACGATCACCTGCCGCAGCAGCCCGATCAGATCGCGCACCTGCCGGTCACCCAGCCCCACCCGCTCGCCGATGAGGCGGGGGATGTCGCGCGCCTGCTCACGGAGCGCCCTCCCCTGCTCGGTCAGCGTGACCTCCAGCTCGCGCTCGTCGCTGGCGCGGCGGTGGCGCCTGAGGTGCCCAGCGGCCTCCAGACGCTTGAGGAGGGGGGAAAGGGTGCCGGAGTCGAGGTGCAACCACTCGCCGAGGGCCTTGACGGTGGGGGGGTGGGGGGCGTTCCAGAGGGCCAGCATCACGAGGTACTGCGGGTAGGTCAGGCCCAGGGGGTCGAGGAGGGGACGGTACGCCATCACCATGCTCCGCGACGCCACGTAGAGGTTGAAGCACAGCATGGTGTCGAGGTCGTGGATGGGGGGGTCTGGGGTCTGGGTCATGGCAGTGTGTCCGGGGCCCTCGGCTTTCCAGATGAAGGGTGTTGGTCCGGTGTCCTTCGGCGGGGGGTGAGGCCGATCCCGAGGTCAGGGAGGCCAGCTTAGCGTGCCCGCTCCCGTCGCGTGGTCTCAGGAGCCCGGACGCACGCGGCCTTCCCGGGGCTCCCTCCGCTCCGCCCACCCCAGCGCGACCCCGGCGAGGATGAGCAGCGCGGGCACAACCACCTGGGCCTGGAACAGCGAGGACACGTCCGCCAGGGCCCCCAGCGCGAAGGGAGCGAGCAGGATGGCGAGGCCCGAGGCCAGCGCCGCCCGCGCGCTCGCCACGTCCTCGCGGCCCGGCGCCGTGCCCACCGCCAGCGAGAGCATCGCCGGGTAGAGGTTCGCCACGCCGAGCCCGGTCACGAACAGGCCCACCATCCGCACGGCGCCCACCGGGACGAGCCAGTAGACCAGAAAACCCGGCAGCGCGACGAGCAGGGACAGGCCCACCACCCGCCCGGCGGGAACCCGCGCGAGCAGCGCCCCGCCCGCCAGCCGGCCCAGCAGCATCGCCAGCAGGAAGGCACTTACCGCCGTAGCCGCCGCCGCCCGCCCGAATCCCCCCACGCCTTGCAGGAAATCCGCCGCCCAAAAGGCCACCCCGAACTCCACCGCCACCACGAGCAGCAAGACGGCCCAGCGCCGCCAGTAGCGGGCGGGCAGGGCTTCCCGGGAGGGGGCGCCCA is a window from the Deinococcus aestuarii genome containing:
- a CDS encoding MarR family winged helix-turn-helix transcriptional regulator, with protein sequence MTQTPDPPIHDLDTMLCFNLYVASRSMVMAYRPLLDPLGLTYPQYLVMLALWNAPHPPTVKALGEWLHLDSGTLSPLLKRLEAAGHLRRHRRASDERELEVTLTEQGRALREQARDIPRLIGERVGLGDRQVRDLIGLLRQVIVNLDEGG
- a CDS encoding type II toxin-antitoxin system Phd/YefM family antitoxin; this translates as MTTSRKETTPALSASEARSNFNDLVNRVQYGGERVTVTRQGKPAAVMISVADLELLERLEDRLWGDLALERLKEEKRSGAGRIDWQDLKRNLGL
- a CDS encoding MFS transporter encodes the protein MTAAQVGPGFGRDRATWITYLLLGYFAFLLNALGPLLPFLREKLGLTYAQASLHTSAFAVGSLIASVSADRLGRRFGAGAVLWGGAAGMAAGGVLLAVAPTFLLSVLGALVMGTLGSLTLVQVSAVLARRHGERRPQAFAEANAVASVCSVMAPLAVGGAVAAGLGWPGVLGFAAGVLALLAAVSRRVSFRGEAGVGAPSREALPARYWRRWAVLLLVVAVEFGVAFWAADFLQGVGGFGRAAAATAVSAFLLAMLLGRLAGGALLARVPAGRVVGLSLLVALPGFLVYWLVPVGAVRMVGLFVTGLGVANLYPAMLSLAVGTAPGREDVASARAALASGLAILLAPFALGALADVSSLFQAQVVVPALLILAGVALGWAERREPREGRVRPGS
- a CDS encoding type II toxin-antitoxin system RelE/ParE family toxin; the encoded protein is MTSPLNDSKRKSGAEPEESTGRTLNETSASEEQKPQVPTREVRVELTRAAEKDLRDIGNRKHLGQIARQLDALSVNPRPQDARPIQGEAYRVNGWNFFRVDVGEYRIVYDLDESGQVLIIATVTVIGRRNDDAVYRLLGRRHG
- a CDS encoding acyl-CoA carboxylase subunit beta, translated to MTQPGLELQELIAAMEQRRAKVEAGGGAERQKKQREGGKLTARERIERLLDPGSFLELSTFVEHGHNRLMAGVEAPGEGVVTGRGTVDGRQVFVFSQDFTVLGGSLGKMNASKVTKVMDLAAKTGCPVIGLNDSAGARIQEGVDSLSGYGEIFYRNAIYSGAVPQISAILGPCAGGAVYSPALTDFILMSRGSSYMFITGPEVIKSVTREDVTFDGLGGADVHTRRSGVAHLEYDGDEAVIDGIRDLLSYLPQNAREQPPVRECADPVDRRNDRLLDLVTPDQRKPYAMHDVIHELVDDGTFLEIQPGWARNILCGFARLNGQSVGIVANNPKVMAGTLNIDASDKAARFIRTCDCYNVPILTLVDVTGFLPGVAQEHAGIIRHGAKMLYAYAEATVPKITLITRKSYGGAYLAMNSRDMGADVVYAWPTAAVAVMGAEGAANIVYRRDIQNSENPDATRAEKIAQYKETFDNPYVAAAKGYIDDVLPMEDTRARLIQTFAMLRGKAETRPYKKHGNMPL